In the Pseudoalteromonas undina genome, one interval contains:
- the rpmB gene encoding 50S ribosomal protein L28: MSKVCQVTGKRPAVGNHRSHARNATKRRFLPNLQTHRFWVESEKRFVTLRTTTKGMRIIDKKGIDTVLTEIRARGEKV, translated from the coding sequence ATGTCTAAAGTATGTCAAGTTACAGGTAAGCGTCCAGCGGTTGGTAACCACCGTTCACACGCGAGAAACGCGACTAAACGTCGTTTCCTACCTAACCTACAAACACACCGTTTTTGGGTTGAAAGTGAAAAACGTTTTGTAACATTACGCACTACTACTAAAGGTATGCGTATTATCGATAAAAAAGGCATTGACACGGTTCTTACAGAAATCCGTGCTCGTGGCGAAAAAGTTTAA
- the rpmG gene encoding 50S ribosomal protein L33: MRDKIRLVSTAGTGFFYTTDKNKRNMPEKMEIKKFDPKARKHVIFKEAKIK, from the coding sequence ATGCGCGATAAGATCCGTTTAGTTTCAACTGCTGGTACTGGTTTTTTCTACACTACCGACAAGAACAAGCGTAACATGCCTGAAAAAATGGAAATCAAAAAGTTCGATCCTAAGGCTCGTAAACATGTGATTTTCAAAGAAGCTAAAATCAAGTAA
- a CDS encoding methyl-accepting chemotaxis protein produces the protein MNLTVSQRIWGGFIFITLLLLIIGGNSLIKIANIDRSTQKVNQLSLPALNKSAQLQAEFILMSKAAQASFHTSSAQELAPIKAQIEEQKQLFDKLHRELQQVVKDDPQLNKSSLDVEKTYLSFLNIIESLLKDKNTQLVLNKKLKAQLETVELAAEDANSMVLDIIDIDGLEDNHPRAYQAANNLENNFMSVVTSSTDMLTVKTLNTLDIIKNEQVYYFEEVVRTVALIQPAIEQSHSGLFNDLKGYVDTLESNILGNDSLSANKKRLIDAISTTERELEESEKATKTALSQIDELVLQASGVAFTLQEGVRSDVNSANLWTWIGMIIATIIAVLVAIITVNRITKPLAEVNRILDIVASGDMTQRLDDSAKDEFGELSKSCNTLIDSLRSLITGIISRSTQLAAASEQTSTITGESSKAISNQQAQVEQAATATTEMSSTSQTVSNSAQQALGEIKNADKEAERVKGISNQNKATIEQLAYEVDEASSVINKLHKDSASIGSILDVIRGIAEQTNLLALNAAIEAARAGEYGRGFAVVADEVRSLASKTQESTQEIQSMIESLQSGAEEAVKAMEKGKERAVSCVEQSDLANSALDSITLAVSQAHNVSEEISTAAQEQQQVSQEISERLESIVAIAEQTAEGAVQTNISSSEVAKLAEELRISVENFKV, from the coding sequence ATGAATCTAACAGTGAGTCAACGTATTTGGGGTGGTTTTATATTTATCACTTTATTACTTTTAATTATTGGCGGTAACTCTTTAATAAAAATAGCAAATATAGATCGTTCAACTCAAAAAGTTAATCAGCTATCGCTTCCGGCATTAAACAAGAGCGCTCAATTACAAGCTGAATTTATTTTGATGAGTAAAGCTGCTCAAGCCAGTTTTCACACTTCATCTGCTCAAGAGCTAGCGCCAATAAAAGCACAAATAGAAGAACAAAAACAATTATTTGATAAGCTACATCGCGAGCTACAACAGGTAGTAAAAGATGACCCACAATTAAATAAGAGCAGCCTTGACGTTGAAAAAACCTACTTAAGTTTTTTAAACATTATAGAGAGTCTGCTGAAAGACAAAAACACTCAGTTAGTGCTTAATAAAAAGCTCAAAGCTCAATTAGAAACTGTTGAACTCGCGGCTGAAGACGCTAACTCTATGGTACTTGATATTATTGATATTGATGGCTTAGAAGATAACCACCCGCGTGCTTACCAAGCAGCTAATAACCTTGAAAATAACTTTATGTCTGTGGTTACCAGCAGCACCGATATGTTAACTGTTAAAACGCTTAACACGCTCGATATTATTAAAAATGAACAAGTGTATTATTTTGAAGAAGTCGTTCGTACTGTTGCATTAATACAACCCGCGATAGAGCAAAGCCATAGCGGCTTGTTTAACGACCTAAAAGGCTACGTAGATACGCTTGAAAGCAATATCTTAGGTAACGATAGCCTTTCAGCGAATAAAAAACGCCTTATTGATGCAATCAGCACAACTGAACGTGAATTAGAAGAATCGGAAAAAGCCACTAAAACAGCACTTAGCCAAATTGACGAATTAGTACTACAAGCAAGCGGCGTTGCATTTACTTTGCAAGAAGGCGTTCGCAGCGATGTAAACTCAGCTAATTTATGGACTTGGATAGGTATGATTATTGCGACTATCATCGCAGTGCTTGTAGCCATCATTACGGTTAACCGTATTACTAAGCCTTTAGCTGAAGTTAACCGCATTCTAGATATTGTTGCCAGTGGTGATATGACTCAACGCTTAGATGACAGCGCAAAAGATGAATTTGGTGAATTATCGAAAAGCTGTAATACCTTAATTGATAGCTTACGCAGCTTAATTACCGGTATTATTTCGCGTTCAACACAACTTGCTGCCGCTTCTGAGCAAACCTCAACAATTACCGGTGAATCAAGCAAAGCGATTAGTAATCAACAAGCGCAAGTAGAGCAAGCGGCAACCGCAACCACTGAAATGAGCAGTACTTCTCAAACAGTGAGCAACAGTGCTCAACAAGCACTAGGCGAAATCAAAAATGCCGATAAAGAAGCTGAACGCGTTAAAGGTATTTCAAATCAAAATAAAGCAACCATTGAACAACTCGCTTACGAAGTTGATGAAGCATCAAGTGTTATTAATAAACTACACAAAGACAGCGCCTCAATTGGTAGTATTTTAGACGTTATTCGTGGTATCGCTGAGCAAACTAACTTACTTGCACTTAATGCGGCGATTGAGGCAGCGCGTGCCGGTGAGTACGGTCGAGGGTTTGCTGTGGTAGCTGATGAAGTAAGATCGCTTGCAAGTAAAACTCAAGAGTCGACACAAGAAATTCAATCTATGATTGAATCACTACAGTCGGGCGCTGAAGAAGCAGTTAAGGCAATGGAAAAAGGTAAAGAACGCGCGGTTTCGTGTGTTGAGCAAAGTGATTTAGCTAATAGTGCACTGGATTCAATTACTCTTGCGGTATCGCAAGCGCACAATGTCAGTGAAGAGATATCAACAGCAGCACAAGAACAACAACAAGTATCACAAGAGATCAGTGAACGCTTAGAGTCTATTGTTGCTATTGCCGAGCAAACAGCAGAAGGTGCTGTACAAACGAATATTTCAAGTTCAGAAGTGGCTAAGTTAGCCGAAGAGCTAAGAATATCAGTAGAGAACTTTAAAGTATAA
- a CDS encoding symmetrical bis(5'-nucleosyl)-tetraphosphatase, which translates to MADYAIGDLQGCFNEFSLLLKQVDFNPSKDHLYLVGDIVARGPDSKACLDYIYQHQDSVSVTLGNHDLHMIACYLNNVAPNPKDKLTTLFNSSKLPEYIAFLQTQPLALYLEQYDCFISHAGLNPDWSCEQAIQHAQFAQQCYGADNAQYFLKNMYQPHPLSWSEQLDDAAKFRYIVNYFTRMRFVTPDNLLDFNAKEATANSHSLIPWFSHPKIVNAQHDLIFGHWAALEGQTPYKHLYALDTGCVWGGSMTLIDLQSKQKISEKSQLLSK; encoded by the coding sequence ATGGCTGACTACGCAATAGGTGATTTACAAGGCTGCTTTAACGAATTTAGTTTATTGTTAAAGCAAGTCGACTTTAACCCTAGCAAAGACCACCTCTACCTAGTAGGTGATATTGTTGCTCGCGGCCCAGACTCCAAAGCGTGCCTTGATTATATTTATCAACATCAAGACAGCGTTAGCGTCACATTAGGCAATCATGACTTACACATGATTGCCTGTTATTTAAATAATGTTGCACCCAACCCTAAAGACAAACTAACGACACTGTTCAACAGCAGTAAACTCCCCGAGTACATCGCGTTTTTACAAACTCAGCCTTTAGCTCTTTATTTAGAGCAGTATGATTGTTTTATCTCTCACGCAGGACTTAATCCTGATTGGTCATGCGAGCAAGCCATTCAGCATGCCCAATTCGCGCAGCAATGCTATGGTGCTGACAACGCTCAATACTTCTTAAAAAACATGTATCAGCCTCACCCACTTTCATGGAGTGAGCAGCTTGATGACGCTGCAAAGTTTCGCTATATCGTTAATTATTTCACCCGTATGCGCTTTGTTACGCCTGATAATTTGCTTGATTTTAATGCAAAAGAAGCAACAGCCAATAGCCACTCATTAATTCCTTGGTTTTCTCACCCTAAAATCGTTAACGCTCAACATGACCTTATTTTTGGTCATTGGGCTGCCCTTGAAGGTCAAACTCCCTACAAACACCTGTACGCTCTAGACACAGGTTGCGTCTGGGGCGGCTCAATGACCTTAATAGATTTACAAAGCAAACAAAAAATTTCAGAAAAATCACAACTTTTGTCTAAATAA
- the apaG gene encoding Co2+/Mg2+ efflux protein ApaG encodes MTTSSNMGSPVKVSVETFYVEEQSQPELDKFVFAYSVTIKNHSLCSAKLLSRYWLITDANGKEVEVQGEGVVGETPDIAPGESYKYTSGAILDTPVGTMQGHYTLRNEFGAEFEAPINVFRLACPNILH; translated from the coding sequence ATGACAACAAGCAGTAATATGGGATCACCTGTAAAGGTATCTGTAGAAACATTTTATGTAGAAGAGCAATCGCAACCTGAACTTGATAAATTTGTATTTGCTTATTCCGTTACTATAAAAAACCACAGTTTATGTAGTGCAAAACTACTTAGCCGCTATTGGTTAATTACCGATGCCAACGGTAAAGAAGTAGAAGTGCAAGGCGAAGGTGTGGTGGGTGAAACCCCAGATATAGCCCCTGGTGAAAGTTACAAATACACCAGTGGTGCAATATTAGACACTCCCGTAGGCACCATGCAAGGGCATTACACTTTACGAAACGAGTTTGGTGCTGAGTTTGAAGCACCCATAAATGTGTTCCGTTTAGCTTGCCCTAATATCTTACACTGA
- the rsmA gene encoding 16S rRNA (adenine(1518)-N(6)/adenine(1519)-N(6))-dimethyltransferase RsmA gives MTDKVHLGHRARKRFGQNFLFDESIIDKIVTAIDPKPQDNLVEIGPGLGAITEPVADLSGHLTVVELDKDLAQRLIEHPFLGPKLTVNQGDAMKFDFASLVKDDKKLKVFGNLPYNISTPLLFHLFEFADHIEHMHFMLQKEVVKRMVAGPGSKTFGRLSVMTQYYCNAMPVVEVPPECFKPAPKVDSAVIRLIPKKAEQRTAKSVKILNTVCLEAFNQRRKTLRNSLGNLLTAEELTSIGIDITLRAESLSLQQFIDIANWIYDNKQ, from the coding sequence ATGACCGATAAAGTACATTTAGGACACCGCGCCCGTAAACGTTTTGGCCAAAACTTTTTATTCGATGAATCAATCATCGATAAAATTGTCACCGCTATTGATCCCAAGCCGCAAGATAATTTAGTCGAAATTGGCCCAGGCCTTGGCGCTATTACTGAGCCTGTAGCCGATTTAAGTGGCCATTTAACGGTTGTTGAGCTAGATAAAGATTTAGCCCAACGTTTAATTGAACACCCTTTTTTAGGGCCTAAATTAACCGTAAACCAAGGCGATGCAATGAAGTTTGATTTTGCAAGCCTAGTTAAAGACGACAAAAAGCTAAAAGTATTTGGTAACCTACCGTACAACATTTCTACTCCTTTGTTGTTTCACCTTTTTGAATTTGCCGATCATATTGAGCACATGCACTTTATGCTGCAAAAAGAAGTGGTAAAACGCATGGTTGCAGGCCCAGGCAGCAAAACCTTTGGCCGCTTGAGTGTAATGACTCAATACTACTGTAATGCGATGCCTGTAGTAGAAGTACCACCAGAGTGCTTTAAACCTGCACCTAAAGTAGATTCTGCGGTTATTCGCTTAATCCCCAAAAAGGCAGAACAGCGCACAGCTAAAAGCGTTAAAATACTAAATACAGTCTGTTTAGAAGCGTTTAATCAACGTCGTAAAACACTGCGCAACAGCCTAGGCAACCTTTTAACCGCTGAAGAGTTAACCAGCATTGGCATTGATATTACCTTGCGTGCTGAGAGCCTGTCGTTACAACAATTTATTGATATAGCTAACTGGATTTATGACAACAAGCAGTAA
- the pdxA gene encoding 4-hydroxythreonine-4-phosphate dehydrogenase PdxA — protein sequence MTLRIAVTPGEPAGIGPDLLLKLAQHSWDAQLVAIADASLLKQRAKHLGLNIKLIEFDESAEAMPTAAGSLYIKQIDLAESVELGELNDANGQYVLDTLRIASEKNMDGTFDAVVTGPVHKGIINQAGISFSGHTEYFAQQSGTADVVMLLATEGLRVALVTTHIPLAYVARAITQERLVKVANILNHDLKTKFGIEQPRILVCGLNPHAGEDGHLGREEIDTITPTLDILRAEGMNLIGPLPADTLFQDKYLNEADAVLAMYHDQGLPVLKYKGFGKSVNITLGLPFIRTSVDHGTALDLAGTGDADVGSFELAIREAIKLAHEKAQNQ from the coding sequence ATGACCTTAAGAATTGCGGTAACCCCTGGTGAGCCTGCTGGCATTGGCCCTGACTTGCTATTAAAACTGGCACAGCACAGCTGGGATGCACAGCTAGTAGCGATTGCAGATGCATCGCTACTAAAGCAGCGCGCTAAACATTTAGGTTTAAACATTAAGTTAATTGAATTTGATGAAAGCGCCGAAGCCATGCCTACAGCGGCTGGCAGCTTATATATAAAACAGATTGATTTAGCCGAGTCAGTTGAACTGGGTGAGCTAAATGACGCAAACGGTCAATACGTACTAGATACACTGCGTATCGCCAGTGAGAAGAATATGGACGGCACTTTTGATGCCGTTGTTACTGGCCCTGTTCATAAAGGTATTATTAACCAAGCCGGTATTTCTTTTAGTGGCCACACTGAGTACTTTGCTCAACAGTCGGGCACCGCTGATGTTGTTATGTTATTAGCTACCGAAGGGCTGCGAGTTGCATTAGTAACAACGCATATCCCGCTTGCTTATGTTGCTCGTGCTATTACCCAAGAGCGACTGGTTAAAGTGGCTAATATTCTTAATCATGACTTAAAAACCAAGTTTGGTATTGAGCAACCGCGTATTTTAGTCTGTGGCTTAAACCCGCACGCTGGTGAAGATGGCCATTTAGGCCGCGAAGAAATCGACACGATAACGCCTACACTTGACATACTAAGAGCTGAAGGGATGAACTTAATCGGTCCTTTACCAGCAGATACATTATTTCAAGATAAATACCTAAATGAAGCCGATGCAGTACTGGCTATGTATCACGATCAGGGATTACCTGTGCTAAAATACAAAGGATTTGGTAAGTCAGTGAATATAACTCTTGGCCTTCCATTTATCCGCACTTCAGTCGACCACGGTACTGCGCTTGATTTAGCCGGTACAGGCGATGCTGATGTTGGCAGTTTTGAATTAGCGATCCGCGAAGCAATTAAGCTCGCCCATGAAAAAGCACAGAATCAATGA
- the surA gene encoding peptidylprolyl isomerase SurA: MNLKKLLTSAVLTFSLCQSAFAAPVEIDKVIGIVNQGVILKSEVDTIVDRVKKQAEEQNQQLPKDETLRVQAIERLVNQTLMMQMAERMGLEISDSQLDQTLANMAKEQGGTIADLRRTIEASGESFQAYREEIRKEITTQQVTRANVDRRIYVSDQEIDNLLKIMDSQGQNAEEYDIGHILIDIPSGASADDVSSAKTRADKVIELLQDGQEFKRIAISSSSGSKALEGGQLGWMGINEMPSLFAEAVKGQKKDAIIGPLRSGAGFHIIKVQDVRGRQVVETTEVKSRHILIKPSIILSEEKARTMLTGFVKDLRAGNADFAELAKEHSQDPGSALKGGQYDWTDPTTYVPAFRDTLLSLDQNEISEPFRTQYGWHIVQLLDTRVADKTEQAKRNRAHGMLFNRKFKEESFNWQQEMREQAHVEIFPTDE, translated from the coding sequence ATGAATTTAAAAAAATTATTAACATCAGCAGTTTTAACGTTTAGCTTATGCCAAAGTGCATTCGCCGCACCGGTCGAAATAGATAAAGTGATTGGTATTGTAAACCAAGGCGTTATTTTAAAAAGTGAAGTAGATACCATTGTTGATCGTGTTAAAAAGCAAGCAGAAGAACAAAATCAACAGCTGCCAAAAGACGAAACACTACGTGTACAAGCAATTGAGCGCTTAGTTAATCAAACGCTAATGATGCAAATGGCTGAGCGCATGGGCTTAGAGATTTCAGATAGCCAGCTTGACCAAACACTTGCCAACATGGCCAAAGAGCAAGGCGGTACAATTGCTGATTTACGTCGTACTATTGAAGCGTCGGGTGAGAGCTTTCAAGCTTACCGTGAAGAAATTCGTAAAGAGATAACCACGCAACAAGTAACGCGTGCAAACGTAGACCGCCGTATATATGTAAGTGACCAAGAAATTGATAACTTACTAAAAATTATGGATAGCCAAGGCCAAAATGCCGAAGAATACGATATTGGTCATATTCTTATCGATATTCCAAGCGGGGCAAGTGCAGACGACGTAAGCTCTGCAAAAACACGCGCAGACAAAGTAATTGAGCTGCTGCAAGACGGCCAAGAATTTAAGCGTATTGCTATTTCTTCATCAAGTGGCTCAAAAGCGCTTGAGGGAGGTCAATTAGGCTGGATGGGCATTAACGAAATGCCATCTTTATTTGCAGAAGCTGTAAAAGGTCAAAAGAAAGATGCGATTATTGGCCCGCTTCGCTCTGGCGCAGGTTTTCACATTATTAAGGTGCAAGACGTACGTGGTCGCCAAGTAGTAGAAACCACAGAAGTTAAATCTCGTCATATTCTTATTAAGCCTTCAATTATTTTAAGCGAAGAAAAAGCCCGCACTATGCTAACTGGCTTTGTTAAGGATTTACGTGCTGGAAATGCTGACTTTGCAGAACTAGCTAAAGAGCACTCGCAAGATCCAGGCTCAGCACTTAAAGGCGGACAATACGACTGGACTGATCCAACTACCTACGTACCTGCGTTTAGAGATACATTACTATCTCTTGATCAAAACGAAATCAGCGAACCATTTAGAACTCAGTATGGTTGGCACATTGTACAGTTATTAGATACACGCGTTGCTGATAAAACCGAGCAAGCTAAACGTAATCGTGCACATGGCATGTTGTTTAATCGTAAATTTAAAGAAGAAAGCTTTAACTGGCAGCAAGAAATGCGCGAACAAGCCCATGTTGAAATTTTCCCAACAGACGAATAA
- the lptD gene encoding LPS assembly protein LptD, with the protein MSKTWGILMLSVLSAPSLAETELTHNFCGTSMQTRAWQPLAGLELGTVDISADDVELLGTQSAEFTGNVDINTVNMSLSAQSALIDKQRGLLNATGPITYRDYVSKVQSAGLNADLNNSAFSLLGAQYSLTQQQGKGGAEKLTIDKSGLMLMNASFTACPGNTPVWAIEADEINLSREEGWGETYNAVLRILDTPVLYLPYFTFPLDERRKSGLLTPSFSSSDRYGLETITPYYWNIAPNYDATITPRYMSRKGLQLQTEFRYLTPEHQGLVAVEYLNKDDSEPELDERFLFHWQQKSYIGEDWRASIDITNVSDDNYLTDLNSTYASKTDTQLYRTGSLTHMGEMWRTDIKIQNFEVLGDHLESYTALPQVNFTQTTPWKIDYFDFTVSGELSHFTNSSAVIDQATRVHIEPKARFDYKEYAWSFLSEVSLLQTNYKQDGDLQGTQYSDNVSRTLPKVRLYSQLNFERDTSIFIDDGIQTLEPQIQYLYTPNKDQSDIGLYDTTKLQDDFFGLFRDARFSSVDRIAAANQFTLGATTRLFDNKNEEVFNFSAGQIFYLSDSAKPTEQGLNSDSNYNALFAAQTMLHWHRRWYLSGGIQYDTDGKQIIQSNLTLDYKGDDNQLVQLNHRYANDVSGNTIEQAGLFTSIPISDEWQFIASYHRDLDNNRSIEVFSGLQYESCCWAFQITGHRQIETDLNQSIGQPQATFDSSIRLNFVLKGLGSKSRYDAQKLLQQGIFGYRRPYFLND; encoded by the coding sequence ATGAGCAAAACCTGGGGCATTTTGATGCTAAGCGTACTGAGCGCACCATCGCTTGCCGAAACTGAACTGACACACAACTTTTGTGGCACTTCAATGCAAACCAGAGCTTGGCAACCGCTAGCTGGCCTTGAGCTTGGAACGGTTGATATCAGCGCTGATGACGTTGAGCTTTTAGGCACACAAAGCGCTGAATTTACTGGTAATGTTGATATTAACACCGTTAACATGAGTTTGTCCGCACAATCAGCACTGATTGATAAACAACGCGGCTTACTCAATGCCACCGGCCCTATTACCTATCGCGATTATGTGAGCAAAGTTCAAAGTGCGGGCTTAAACGCCGATTTAAATAACTCAGCCTTTAGCTTATTAGGCGCACAATACAGCCTAACACAACAGCAAGGCAAAGGCGGCGCGGAAAAACTCACCATCGACAAGTCTGGCTTAATGCTGATGAATGCAAGCTTTACTGCTTGCCCTGGTAATACGCCTGTGTGGGCGATTGAAGCCGACGAAATTAATTTATCACGAGAAGAAGGCTGGGGTGAAACCTACAATGCGGTGCTACGTATTTTAGACACGCCAGTACTCTATTTACCTTATTTTACTTTCCCACTCGATGAGCGCCGTAAGTCAGGCTTATTAACGCCCAGCTTTTCAAGTTCAGATCGTTATGGGTTAGAGACTATTACGCCTTATTATTGGAATATTGCTCCAAACTATGATGCAACCATTACGCCGCGTTATATGTCACGTAAAGGTTTACAGCTACAAACTGAATTTAGATATCTAACTCCAGAACACCAAGGTTTAGTGGCTGTCGAATACTTAAATAAAGATGACTCAGAGCCTGAGCTTGACGAGCGTTTTTTGTTTCATTGGCAACAAAAAAGCTATATAGGCGAAGACTGGCGAGCCAGTATTGATATTACCAATGTCAGTGATGATAACTACCTCACTGATTTAAACTCAACTTATGCAAGTAAAACCGATACTCAGCTTTATCGTACCGGCTCACTAACTCATATGGGCGAGATGTGGCGTACTGATATAAAAATACAAAACTTTGAAGTACTCGGTGACCACTTAGAGTCATATACAGCCTTACCGCAAGTTAACTTTACACAAACTACGCCGTGGAAAATTGATTACTTCGATTTTACTGTTTCAGGGGAGCTGAGCCACTTTACTAATAGCTCAGCGGTTATTGATCAAGCAACTCGCGTGCATATAGAACCTAAAGCACGCTTTGATTACAAAGAGTATGCCTGGTCGTTTTTATCTGAAGTGAGCTTATTGCAAACTAACTATAAACAAGACGGTGATTTACAGGGTACACAGTATAGCGATAATGTTTCGCGCACATTGCCAAAAGTGCGCTTATATTCTCAGCTTAACTTTGAGCGTGATACCTCAATTTTTATCGACGATGGTATTCAAACCTTAGAGCCACAAATTCAGTATTTATATACGCCTAACAAAGATCAATCTGACATTGGCTTATACGATACCACTAAATTACAAGATGACTTTTTTGGCTTATTTAGAGATGCGCGTTTTTCAAGTGTTGACCGTATTGCCGCTGCAAATCAGTTTACGCTTGGGGCAACCACCCGTTTATTTGATAATAAAAATGAAGAAGTATTTAATTTCAGTGCTGGCCAAATATTTTATTTAAGTGATTCAGCCAAGCCCACAGAGCAAGGGCTGAATAGCGACAGTAACTACAATGCCTTGTTTGCAGCGCAAACCATGTTACATTGGCATCGCCGCTGGTATTTATCGGGTGGAATTCAGTACGACACGGATGGCAAGCAAATTATCCAGTCAAATTTAACCTTAGATTATAAAGGTGACGATAATCAGCTGGTTCAATTGAACCATCGCTATGCAAATGATGTCTCAGGAAATACAATCGAACAAGCGGGCTTATTTACAAGCATCCCTATTAGTGACGAATGGCAATTTATTGCAAGTTACCATCGCGACCTTGATAATAACCGCAGTATTGAAGTATTTAGTGGATTACAGTATGAATCGTGCTGTTGGGCGTTCCAAATTACTGGCCACCGCCAAATTGAAACTGATTTAAATCAGTCAATTGGGCAACCCCAAGCCACTTTTGATTCAAGCATTCGTTTGAATTTTGTATTAAAAGGGCTTGGTAGTAAAAGCCGTTATGATGCTCAAAAATTATTACAACAAGGTATTTTTGGTTATCGTAGGCCGTATTTTCTTAATGACTAA
- a CDS encoding aminoglycoside phosphotransferase family protein, whose protein sequence is MTRFESLQQFINTHFSEQSCALNAITADASFRRYYRLSAENKSFIVMDSDPKKVNNVPYIALNKVFSEHGFLLPSIIHSDEQQGFFILSDLGNTHLADLLDDANRSEHYQQLISLSAKWAKTPKAPSMNPYDHDFIALELDIFKNWLVNDFISTELSAEQQNIWQTSAALLINTLLEQPTVTMHRDYHSRNIMRCEQQWAIIDYQDAVQGPLCYDLVSLLRDCYFKLPNDELTHLLEFGYDEFKRQSLITNESFAQFKYWFDLTGLQRHLKAAGIFCRLFLRDGKKGYLANILPTLTYIVEVAAEYPELSGLSDWVKSYVVPKVQQRLKEEQL, encoded by the coding sequence ATGACACGTTTTGAGAGTTTACAACAGTTTATTAATACTCACTTTAGTGAGCAATCCTGCGCGCTTAATGCAATAACCGCAGATGCCAGTTTTCGCCGTTATTATAGGTTAAGCGCTGAAAATAAAAGCTTTATTGTGATGGACTCAGATCCAAAAAAAGTTAACAACGTCCCTTATATTGCATTAAATAAGGTGTTTTCTGAGCATGGGTTTTTATTACCATCCATTATTCATAGTGATGAGCAGCAAGGTTTTTTTATTTTAAGTGATTTGGGTAACACCCATTTAGCTGACTTGCTTGATGATGCCAATCGCAGCGAGCATTACCAGCAGCTGATCAGTTTAAGTGCCAAGTGGGCTAAAACGCCTAAAGCTCCGTCAATGAATCCGTATGACCATGACTTTATTGCACTTGAGCTGGATATTTTTAAAAATTGGTTAGTTAATGATTTTATTAGTACAGAGCTCAGCGCTGAGCAACAAAATATATGGCAAACAAGTGCTGCGCTGCTAATCAATACACTGCTTGAACAACCCACAGTGACTATGCATCGCGATTACCACAGCCGTAATATTATGCGCTGCGAGCAGCAATGGGCAATTATTGATTATCAAGACGCGGTACAAGGTCCGTTATGTTATGACTTAGTCTCGCTTTTAAGAGATTGTTATTTTAAATTGCCCAACGACGAGCTGACTCATTTACTTGAGTTTGGTTATGACGAATTTAAGCGCCAAAGTTTAATAACTAACGAGTCATTCGCACAATTTAAGTATTGGTTTGATTTAACCGGCTTGCAGCGCCATTTAAAAGCAGCGGGTATTTTTTGTCGCTTGTTTTTACGGGATGGCAAAAAAGGTTACTTAGCGAATATACTACCGACACTAACTTATATTGTTGAAGTGGCGGCAGAGTACCCAGAGCTTAGTGGTTTGTCTGATTGGGTAAAAAGTTACGTGGTGCCAAAGGTACAGCAGCGGTTAAAAGAGGAACAATTATGA